The Candidatus Zixiibacteriota bacterium region GCCCGTCGGAAGAATTTAAGATATCTTCGACCGCCCGTTCCGGATGAGGCATCATCCCGAACACATTTTTGCCTTCGTTGCAGATTCCGGCGATATTGTTCAATGAGCCGTTGGGATTCGACTCATCGGTAACCTTGCCGTCTTTATCGCAATATCGGAAAACAATCTGGTCGTTTTCGATCAGTTTCCGGATCTGGTCCGGCTCATTGAAATAATTGCCGTCGGTATGGGCGATCGGCACCTTGAGAACCTCGCCGATATTCAGAGCGCCGGTGAGGGGATTCTGATTTGTATCTACCCGTATAAAAACCTCTTTGCAGATAAACCTGAGGCTACGGTTGCGAAGCATCGCTCCCGGCAGTAGCCCGGCCTCCAGAAGGATCTGGAAGCCATTACATATTCCCCACACTATTCCGCCCTCTTGAGCGAATTTTATAACCTCTTTGACAATCGGTGAGAAA contains the following coding sequences:
- the purQ gene encoding phosphoribosylformylglycinamidine synthase subunit PurQ, whose product is MKFGVVTFPGSNCDYDSYAAVRYVLDEEVEFLWHQDDSLHGSDVIILPGGFSYGDYLRTGAIARFSPIVKEVIKFAQEGGIVWGICNGFQILLEAGLLPGAMLRNRSLRFICKEVFIRVDTNQNPLTGALNIGEVLKVPIAHTDGNYFNEPDQIRKLIENDQIVFRYCDKDGKVTDESNPNGSLNNIAGICNEGKNVFGMMPHPERAVEDILNSSDGLKLFESVRTYYQDKVAV